The stretch of DNA ggaaaaataaacaatcacCAGCTAAGATACTGGTAAAGTCTGTGGCTTGTAAGTTTATCTATACTGTTAGCAATGTTTGCCTATATACAGCCACAACTCTTAACTAGAGATTCCGTTTTGCTACTGTAGCACTGATTGTgcctttcagtgtttttatatcatcCATCCTATATGTCGAATTTGTTGTATCTTGCTCTAAAGCATTTGATTTAAAGATGGGTGTTTAGATTTAAGACTTTTTACTTAAGCCGTTTTGCTAATGACTTAAATACGcattagaaaatattcacatgcaGGTGTTCTTCGGATAGGCACGTGTAAATCACAAAGATGGGCCCTTTAACCTATCATCATCcaataaaaaatatctgatgCATGAGGGACATCTGTCCCTGATTTCATTAGTCCCACCATTTCTGAGTTTCCATATTCTCCACTTGACAGTAGCCTTCTTTTTATGGTAACCACATTATgtctccttcctttgcctcaTTACTATGATCTCCCAAGGTACCCAAGCACAGTGAGTGTTCCTATCCAGCCCATGGGTGTCCCAGAGGAGAACCAGGAGTATGTGCGGACTCTATATGACTTCACAGGCAGCGATGCAGAGGACCTTCCTTTCAAGAAGGGGGAGGTCCTTTGCATCCTGGAGAAGCCAGAGGAGCAGTGGTGGAGCGCCAGGAGTAAAGACGGACGTGTCGGGATGATCCCTGTGCCCTACGTGGAGAAAATGGTACGACCCACGCCCCACCCTGGCCAGCCTACCCATGGATCTCGCAACTCCAACAGCTACGGGATCCCGGAGCCCTCCCATGCCCTCGTCCATGCCTACGCCCAGCCGCAGACACCTTCGCCATTGCCCCCTGGCACACCTGGGGCAGTTATCACCCCTCTACCGTCCACGCAGAATGGCCCTGTCATGGCAAAGGCCATCCAGAAACGAGTGCCGTGCGCCTATGACAAAACAGCTCTTGCTCTGGAGGTATTGTGAAATTTCTATCTTAAAGTCTGTTGGttgtcatttctctctctctctctctctctctctctctctctctccttcctctctctctcgtctAGTTCTCCCTGCCCTGCCTTTGTAGGGGATCACATGCTTGTAGGGCTTCACCTGCTGTTTAAAATTACTCTGTAATGGATTGCTGCTTTTGTTAGCTATTAGCTGCATTGTTTAACCAAAGACATTTGGGTCCAGCTCATCCTTGCCTACACAATTATGTTTATGTCAGTACCCCAATTTTCATCTTTGTGAAGACACTGTGGAATTTTGCACtatagaaatatttcattttagtgaGAACATCTGCTGCAGATGACAAAGGTCCAGAGTCTGACAGAAGATTTAAGGTTTTTGGTCCTTGCATCATCACAATTTGGCTGGGACAGTATTTCCCCAAGGTTGACAGCTTTGGGGGGCCCATGCAGTGCCTGGGCTGTGTcttgtctctcctctgtgtgtgtgtgtgtgtgtgtgtgtgtgtgtgtgtgtgtgtgtgtgtgtgtgtgtgtgtgtgtgtgtcttactcACTGACTCGTCACAGTGCTTATCAGAATCAAAATCACAGATTTGATCAGCGGAGTAGCATCACGTGAGATGATTTACGTTGCATGCAATTGGTCTGTGAGTTTCCTGGGCTGCTAAACCAGTGCAGGAAAAGCTAGAAAAGCTGCGCCatttaaaatagaaacactCTGTCAAAATTTAATAATCCTCAGTAATTTATCAGTTATACGTCCAGGTCCAAATAGGATGGTGTCTGTGTCCGGGCCTGGACCGCGGTCCGCCTATTAGTGGCCTCAGCGCTAGtcaatgactcaaaacaattctaTGATAACATAGGGCGTTATCATGCTCGCACACTTGTGAGAGTGAAAATTATCAGTAGACCACTGATATTAAAGATTGTGTGAAATTTTTATCAGTGGCGCTCATAATTctgcagaatgaatataggggaaatACTGCTGTGATCTCTAGTAAGGAAAGCTGAAAGCAATATGTTGACAGTCTTCAGCAATATGCATTGCATGGATCAAGCTCACCAATCACAAGAGATAATGGGGCaacatttcatttatgtttGCTCTGTAACTATTTTGGAATATGTCTCAAATGTGGACACATGTCAGAAGTTCAGTACATAGTTAAACAATTACAGGATAGAAATTTTATATTTCACACCTTAAGCAAAATATTTCTGGCACTTTACTGTTTCTTGTAATGTTAAATTGCACTCTTCTTTGAAATTGCAGTAGTATGAAGATAGTAATGAGAAAAGGGGAAAACACCAGTGCTGCCTACAGAGTTAATACTGCAATCTTGCTTGAGATGTGTGAAAGTGCCTTGAGATCATTTGCGGCTCCTCCCCAGTCCTATAATATGTAAGACAAAGTTCTTGCTGTATGGTCATATCGAAACATTCGCAACCAAACAGCAGCCACTCTGGTTGCTTGCTGCCTGCCACCACTACCTGTTGCCACGGGGTGCAGTGTGAAGCAGTGCTTCAGGTAAAGTCTGCCTGTACCCACCAATTTTACATATTATCAATGTTAATTCTTCAGTAAGCACCTAGTGTTTTTAAGTGCATTGGGAGATTTTTAGGTTAGGAGAAAATAGGGCCTATCTGCAGGTGATTCACATAGGATTTTCATTAACTTGTTGCTCCGGGCACTGGTGTCATACTGCGTGCTGATGCTGTGGTTATGGGCTACTACCTGTAGCCAGcattcattgaaatgaatggatGTATATTAGACAGTAGGGTTTTTCTCCTAGGGGGTGGGTGAGAACTCTGTGATGAGACTGACCACATGTTGTGGTTCAGTTTCCACTTATGAGCGGAGCCCAAATTCTATCAGCTGTCTCTACCTCCCAGTGGCTCAGGCTCAACCTTTCAGCTAGCCGCCAAACAGGCTTCAGCTCTGTTGCACTTCTCAACAGTGCACTCTGGCTAATACAGATCTGCTCTGACTGTGGCAACATGTTGAAGCATGTGATGTAATGCATAATGTGCACTTCACACATTCGCCGGGGCTCGAGAACGCCCCACTCTGAAAGCAGACCGAGCGGTAGTGAGGCCCCCCCAGGGGAGGGATGAAAATGAAAGGTATCTCTGCTACCATTCACTGACATCAGAGTGTGTCGGAAGTAAACTAGGCTGCCCCTATGACTCTTGCAtggaaataagggtgtaaatTAGACAATGAACTATCCTGGTGAATGGTTTTCACGCTAAAGGTTAGACAGCTCCCTGTAACAACGCTAGtcctgtctcctctgctctctccctgcggtcctttttttttttttttttctcaatatcAGCATCACCTCAGGAAATGCCTAACACCTTATTCAGACTAACACGGTGACGCCAGTTGAAAAGGTCAACATGACACATCAGCCGGCCTGGGTCTGCACCCTCCGCTGTCTGTCACTGCCCATCTTTTGTCAACAGCTGCATTGAGCAGAGATGGAAACTTTCattcaataataatgataatcaaGTGTTCATTTAACCAACAccacaaagagagacagagagagggcaATCAAGAACGAGCAGCATGCAGGAATGGGCAGGCAAAGCAAGCGTTGGGgaactgaaactgaactttATTTGGGATTTAATGTTGTGCAATTCTGCGTAAGCATAGTTTTACTTTCAAGTGTCTCTGGAGGAGCGAGTAGAGATTAACCTGTGACTGTGGTCCTGTACTGTATGAGTGGGTCAAACACATGTTGAATACGTGTCAAGTAGGAACATGTCAGATGTGTTTCACAactaggaaaaaaaatgatttgaagtGTGTTCACAAGCATCCTCCCATTCCAATGCACCTTTGATTCCCTGAAGATGATTCAAAATACAGTTCCACATTTATTAATAGAATACAACTGAATTGTGCATCTGAGTGGAAAATTAATGCATTTATTATTGCAACAGCAAGTACTCATCTTATTCCTGTATTAATCATAATGGTTACTCTAGTGTTTGCCCAACTTGTTAGTTACGCTTCATAAAAGTTAACAAGAGATGGCCTGAAAGATCTGTATTTGAGCCATTGTACATATTTTGCATTGAATTATTACCCATATTAGGCCCAGTCAATTCCACAGTTGCCAAAAATGCCCACTGATGTTTCCAAAACACTAGAACCTGTTCTTAACATGTGAGCATAATGCAGTGTCAATGAAGATGTTCATTCTGTTAGTGTGCATCAGTGATCAGAGCTGCTCTGGGattaagtcagtcagtcagtcacgtTGCCTCTTCAACAGAATTTTTCAGGCATACATTACCACAGCCTGAATGTGCCACTGTTGTACCTGAACTTCCATATTTTGTAATTTCTGGTGACGAAGAGAGCCTGTTCAAATCTGTGCCACACACTTTTATACTACTCCATGCACAGGCACAACAGGAAAGACAATAGGAAACATGTGAAGGACAACTTTGATGCAAAAACTTCATTGTGCTTCCTTGCACATTGTTATGGCAGAGAGGGATTGATTTTTAATAGTAGTCAATTTTGAATCTGGAGTTGAACTATTAAAGAACATTGTAGACAGGATGCATTATATAAACATAGAAAAGTGCATTATATATTAAGTATGTTAAACATGACAATAAGATTAAAAATTCATGTATCGACAATAAGCTACATTTACAAGTTCAGCgtgaacatactgtaggtcTGAATAAGTGTCAGTGttgactatatatatatgtgtccAGTCTGATATGGCTTGGTTTTGTGCACCTAAAATTTAAGACTCCCAGTGTGTTGTCCTGGTGCATCGTAGTTTACGCCATTTGATGACGTTGGCATCAAATGGATTTTAGGAATTAGCGGATATTGTGGCTGTGGCAAGCTTGATATGTAGTATGGTGCTAGTGTCCATTTGTTTTCAGTGGGCAGAAGTCATTGGTCATccaagttgatttttttttttttttttggtccctTTATCTCAGAATGGGTTAAGttatgtctctgtttttcatCATCTCTCTCCTTCCTGCTGTACAGCTCAAAGATGAGCAGAACATCCCACAGAGAGCAGTCGATGCTGCAGAAGCTTCATTTAGATTAATGGAACTTTTTGCTTGAGAatagcttctgtttttttatgccTCTGTGTCAGTGACAGCCGTGGCTGGAGGCAGTATGTTTTCAGATTGCCTGTCCGCCCCCTTCTCGTGAACGCtatatctcaggaacgccttgagggaAATTCTTCatatttggcacaaacatccacttagactcaaggatgaactgattataGTTCAAGATTAtagtcaaaggtcaaaggtcactgtgacctcacaaaacatgtttttggccataactcaagaattcatacactAATTTTGacagtttcacacaaatgtctaataggataaaatgaagtgatgacattttatatccaaaagatcagaggtcaacttcactgttaCATGATAATGTTCTGcgaaaacacttttctggcaaTGATTCAACACCATGACTCAGGAACAGAGGGGGAGATTGTgacaatatttcacatttggtcagatactgaattggtgaaGCATCATTTACTGTCATGGCACTAAATTCCTTCAAaatcttcactacaaatattatgagtctggacaaacatggatgtaaactgcaacttgactggttggtggaGGCATACACCACAAGgtggtatttctagttttttgtttcagtggcAATGATTCAGGAATAAGGATACTATTGAAATTGCAAGCGATGTGTGTTCGTGGTCCCCTGAACACTAGCAAATAATTATGCAGACATCTGTAGGGTTTTCTGAATGCATATGTACTGAATTACAGTGAAGGTACAATTGCTGCTCTTCTGGCCTAAAATAGGAGTACTGGGGAAGACCCTTAACAGGAGCATATTCTCTGGATTACTGCTTTTGATAACCATAAATCCATTATCTGACTgcaataaattctacattttaatatgctaatatttcatttaatatttcagtaCCTTTGCACAAAAGAACTAGAAACCATACCTTAATAGATCAGGTCGATTGTTTTGAGACCTTTTTTTAGTAACTGCACTTTAGCAGTATTGAGTAATCAGTGTTCGCAATCATAGTTATTTAAATTGAAAGAAGGAAGCCACCAGACACCCTAGAAACCAGTTACTATAAAGAAACTAGCTAAAACCCAAATATTTCCTGTGGTATATTTGATTTACCGCCTTAAAACTTGCTTAGCACTATAAACGCATACCTTCCCTCGTCTCATCATGTCTCTTCTATCTATCTCTGTCTTTGGCTCGGAATAAGTCAAGGCTTACAGTAAAAAGCCTTCAGTTTTGTACTGTGGCTATTTTGGTGCCTCTGGGGTTCAAGAAGCAGAAGCTATGAgtcattatttattcacttCAGAGACAGGCAGTCCCCAACAAATGAAATCAGGTTATGTCCTGCTATGTTTTAGGATTTGACATTTAGGCTACttggtttatttttatgacataGTATTAGTCTACTTTTTTATGACTGCTTCTCAACAAATCCTCTTAGAATGAAGCTTTATGCTGATGTACCCTTGACGTATAATGAGATGCATCTCAACACTTGGAAATTGAAAGTATGGAGATTAAAAGGTGAAAATGTATGAGGGGCAGctattttttcaccttttttaagtcttttattAAACATAAGTGATAGTGATCTAATTTCAGTACATCCTGGTCCTTTTGAC from Thunnus albacares chromosome 18, fThuAlb1.1, whole genome shotgun sequence encodes:
- the crkl gene encoding crk-like protein; translation: MSTARFDSADRSAWYFGPVSRQEAQNRLQGQRHGMFLVRDSSTCPGDYVLSVSENSKVSHYIINSLPSKRFKIGDQEFDHLPALLEFYKIHYLDTTTLIEPAPRYPSTVSVPIQPMGVPEENQEYVRTLYDFTGSDAEDLPFKKGEVLCILEKPEEQWWSARSKDGRVGMIPVPYVEKMVRPTPHPGQPTHGSRNSNSYGIPEPSHALVHAYAQPQTPSPLPPGTPGAVITPLPSTQNGPVMAKAIQKRVPCAYDKTALALEVGDIVKVTRMNISGQWEGEVNGRRGLFPFTHVKIIDPQNPDESD